Proteins from one Larimichthys crocea isolate SSNF chromosome XX, L_crocea_2.0, whole genome shotgun sequence genomic window:
- the strap gene encoding serine-threonine kinase receptor-associated protein, which produces MAMRQTPLTCSGHTRPVVDLAFSGITPYGYFLISACKDGKPMLRQGDTGDWIGTFLGHKGAVWGATLNTDATKAATAAADFTAKVWDAVSGDEILTLAHKHIVKTVNFTQDSSCLLTGGNDKLLRIYDLSNPDAAPQEIAGHTSAIKKALWYNNDKQILSAAEDKTIRLWDRSSMQEVKTLTFDTSVSSMEYMTDGDILVITYGKTIAFYNALSLDLIKSVEAPAPINSASLHPEKDFFVAGGDDFKLYKFDYSNKEELESYKGHFGPVHCVRFSPDGELYASGSEDGTLRLWQTAVGKTYGLWKCVLPEDLGAENSEQLYTSPPEIKA; this is translated from the exons ATGGCGATGAGACAGACTCCGCTCACCTGCTCCGGTCACACCCGGCCTGTGGTGGACCTGGCCTTCAGTGGAATCACTCCCTACGGCTATTTCCTCATCAGCGCCTGCAAGG ATGGCAAGCCCATGTTGCGCCAGGGAGACACAGGGGACTGGATAGGAACGTTTCTGGGTCACAAAGGCGCTGTCTGGGGAGCCACTCTGAACACAGACGCCACCAAGGCAGCCACCGCCGCGGCTGACTTCACAGC AAAGGTGTGGGATGCAGTGAGTGGAGACGAGATCCTCACGTTGGCGCACAAACACATCGTCAAGACTGTCAACTTCACTCAG GACAGCAGCTGCCTGCTGACTGGAGGAAACGACAAGCTGCTGCGCATCTATGATCTCAGCAACCCCGATGCAG CACCTCAGGAGATCGCAGGTCACACTTCAGCCATCAAAAAAGCCTTGTGGTACAACAACGACAAGCAgatcctctctgctgctgaggaCAAAACCATACG ACTTTGGGACAGAAGCTCCATGCAGGAGGTGAAGACGCTGACGTTCGACACTTCTGTGAGCAGCATGGAGTACATGACTGATGGAGACATTCTTGTGATCACGTATGGAAAGACGATCGCTTTCTACAATGCACTGAG CCTGGATTTGATCAAGTCGGTGGAGGCCCCAGCTCCCATCAACTCAGCCTCCCTCCACCCAGAGAAGGATTTCTTTGTTGCCGGTGGAGACGACTTCAAGCTCTACAAATTTGACTACAGCAACAAGGAAGAGCTAG AGTCCTATAAGGGTCACTTTGGTCCAGTGCACTGTGTTCGCTTCAGTCCGGATGGTGAGCTGTACGCCAGCGGCTCCGAGGACGGCACGCTCCGACTGTGGCAGACCGCTGTGGGGAAAACATACGGCCTGTGGAAGTGTGTCCTTCCTG AGGACCTGGGGGCAGAGAACTCTGAGCAGCTGTACACCTCGCCCCCTGAGATCAAAGCCTGA